From Paenibacillus polymyxa, the proteins below share one genomic window:
- a CDS encoding undecaprenyl-diphosphatase, which translates to MLINVDFALFHWINELANHLAFLNGTMRFLAQYAPYLFGVALLLYWFTFKMPHRMMVLEAVITVCIGFTISWCLGHLFYRDRPFVGHSVIQLIHHDPNASFPSNHALGAFALAAILWLHHQKYRVLWIVLAVLIAISRVWTGVHYPSDILAGVLIGAGCAVGVHKFIRSRKLPGIFIQAAIIFYEKWEQKLGIKPVEQTRTKMTQSTSSVQIKSRR; encoded by the coding sequence ATGTTAATTAATGTAGACTTTGCTTTGTTTCACTGGATCAATGAATTGGCTAATCACCTCGCCTTTTTGAATGGAACTATGCGTTTCTTGGCGCAATATGCACCGTATTTATTTGGAGTGGCTTTACTGCTATACTGGTTCACCTTTAAAATGCCGCATCGGATGATGGTTTTAGAAGCCGTTATAACGGTTTGTATCGGTTTTACAATTAGCTGGTGTCTTGGACATTTGTTTTACAGAGATCGGCCTTTTGTCGGACACTCTGTCATTCAGCTGATTCATCATGATCCCAATGCTTCATTTCCGAGTAACCATGCACTTGGAGCTTTTGCTCTGGCAGCAATTCTATGGCTTCATCATCAAAAATATCGTGTCCTCTGGATTGTCTTGGCTGTGCTTATTGCGATATCCCGCGTATGGACCGGTGTGCATTATCCTTCAGATATTTTGGCAGGGGTGCTCATTGGGGCAGGTTGCGCAGTTGGTGTTCACAAATTCATTCGCAGTCGGAAGCTTCCGGGCATCTTTATCCAAGCAGCTATTATTTTTTATGAAAAATGGGAGCAGAAGCTAGGAATAAAGCCTGTAGAACAGACGAGAACAAAGATGACCCAATCTACTTCCTCTGTGCAAATAAAAAGCAGACGCTAA
- a CDS encoding phosphatase PAP2 family protein: MKQIYTKLPISVALLTCIVCALGFGLIALWVSDQQVRHFDHKIITAIGQLESPFMTRLMKCFTIIGSGLPVVIIILIAMFVLYSVLGHRRELLFLAVAVLGSVLLNTVLKMLFRRARPEINRIIEANGYSFPSGHSMTAFSMYAALTFLLWKHVPSRIGRILLVLLSSLLIVTIGTSRIYLGVHYPSDVVGGYFMSGCWMAACIWFYQRYEERMLPLRTKSTA, translated from the coding sequence ATGAAGCAAATATATACAAAGCTACCGATTTCCGTGGCTCTACTTACATGTATAGTATGTGCCCTTGGTTTTGGCTTAATCGCATTATGGGTTAGCGACCAGCAAGTACGGCATTTTGACCACAAGATCATTACGGCTATTGGACAACTGGAATCGCCTTTCATGACACGTCTTATGAAATGTTTCACTATTATCGGCAGCGGGCTTCCAGTGGTAATCATCATTTTAATTGCCATGTTCGTGCTCTATAGTGTATTGGGACACCGACGAGAATTGCTTTTTTTAGCGGTTGCTGTGCTGGGATCAGTGCTGTTGAATACGGTACTAAAAATGCTATTTCGGCGTGCGAGGCCTGAAATCAACCGTATTATCGAAGCGAATGGATATAGCTTTCCAAGCGGACATTCCATGACCGCTTTCAGTATGTATGCGGCGCTGACGTTTTTATTGTGGAAGCACGTTCCTTCCAGGATAGGTCGTATCCTTCTTGTTCTGCTCAGTAGCCTACTAATTGTAACGATCGGGACAAGCCGCATTTATTTGGGTGTTCATTATCCGAGTGACGTTGTGGGTGGCTATTTCATGAGTGGTTGCTGGATGGCGGCTTGCATTTGGTTCTACCAGCGGTATGAAGAACGAATGCTACCACTTCGTACCAAATCGACTGCATAA
- a CDS encoding C40 family peptidase encodes MKRTSKKLWMGICFTMTLALSAGSFVVGPDTTHAASTSKADRIISKGSQYMGVRYEHGAPAGSTSSFDCSSFTQYVFAQNGIKLPRSSKQQSTVGTYVPRSQLKKGDLVFFYAPIHHVAIYMGDGKILHTFGKGGVTVTNLNSGWWSSHYTTARRVL; translated from the coding sequence ATGAAACGTACTTCTAAAAAATTGTGGATGGGTATTTGCTTTACGATGACTTTGGCACTGAGCGCTGGAAGCTTCGTCGTTGGACCAGACACCACTCATGCCGCTTCGACAAGTAAAGCTGATCGGATTATCTCAAAAGGCTCCCAGTATATGGGCGTCCGTTATGAACATGGAGCTCCAGCTGGCAGTACAAGCTCTTTTGATTGCTCTTCGTTCACTCAGTATGTTTTTGCACAAAATGGAATCAAGCTTCCACGTTCGTCCAAACAGCAGTCAACTGTGGGCACTTATGTACCGCGTAGTCAGCTTAAAAAAGGTGATTTAGTCTTTTTCTATGCGCCAATTCATCATGTAGCCATTTATATGGGAGACGGGAAAATTCTGCATACGTTTGGTAAAGGCGGCGTAACGGTTACCAATCTAAATTCGGGATGGTGGAGCTCCCATTACACAACAGCACGTCGTGTCCTTTAG
- a CDS encoding sensor histidine kinase, which yields MKLRTQITLLSSILVMTILLFVDVTVHLLFVKIATRNEREVLQNKWTEIIAETGATMILKNAWGSKLKDELSADTILRVFDQQSRLLYEVSRQSRFKLNDIHFNLSQSSQLTDLQDHKILIIHLPVLSPEGNQKGTLEIVEKWDALENNLDILNTILITSTVGAMLLSLVGSTILANAILLPIASSIQTMQEIERSLKFKKIPAGSPNQDELSQMTATFNRMMERLEESFQSQQQFVSDASHELNTTLMIIEGYANMLRRWGTRDEDIRKESIESIYEETQRMRTMTQQLLTLASSQQQDSEPYERVELVGCCQQVVAHLKPVHDRQISIFTEEKEIWLDANLAKIKQLLVILLDNALKYSSEEIEIWLSTDEKDVHLRVKDYGIGIPESEIKRVFERFYRVDSSRHRKTGGTGLGLPIAKAITDAHQGTIRMESAEGEGTDVIVTLPQKQQERLSLQ from the coding sequence TTGAAGCTGCGGACCCAAATTACCCTGCTTAGTTCTATTTTAGTGATGACGATTCTCCTGTTTGTGGACGTCACGGTTCATCTATTATTTGTAAAAATTGCTACTCGTAATGAAAGAGAAGTGCTACAAAATAAATGGACCGAAATCATTGCCGAAACAGGAGCCACGATGATTCTGAAAAATGCTTGGGGGTCCAAGCTGAAAGATGAACTTTCTGCGGATACCATTCTGAGGGTATTTGATCAGCAATCTCGTCTTTTGTATGAAGTAAGCCGTCAGTCCCGCTTTAAGCTGAACGATATACATTTTAACCTTTCTCAAAGCTCTCAACTAACGGATCTACAGGATCATAAAATCCTGATTATCCATCTTCCAGTGCTTTCACCAGAAGGTAATCAAAAGGGGACACTGGAGATCGTAGAAAAATGGGATGCCCTCGAAAACAATCTCGATATCTTAAATACAATTCTTATCACATCGACTGTTGGAGCTATGTTGCTCAGTCTGGTGGGCAGCACGATTTTGGCAAATGCGATATTGCTGCCCATTGCCAGTAGTATTCAAACGATGCAGGAAATCGAAAGAAGCTTGAAATTCAAAAAAATTCCTGCTGGCAGTCCTAATCAAGATGAATTATCCCAAATGACCGCTACTTTTAATCGAATGATGGAGAGATTGGAAGAAAGCTTTCAGAGCCAGCAGCAGTTTGTTTCCGACGCCTCACATGAACTGAATACGACATTGATGATTATTGAGGGCTATGCCAACATGCTGCGGCGGTGGGGTACGCGTGACGAGGACATACGTAAGGAATCGATTGAATCGATCTATGAAGAAACTCAGCGAATGCGTACGATGACGCAGCAATTGCTGACATTGGCCTCCTCACAGCAGCAAGATTCCGAACCATATGAGCGGGTAGAGCTAGTCGGTTGTTGTCAACAGGTGGTAGCACATCTCAAGCCTGTACATGACCGCCAAATTTCTATTTTTACAGAAGAGAAGGAAATTTGGCTGGATGCTAATCTTGCAAAAATCAAGCAGTTACTAGTCATCTTGCTGGATAATGCGTTAAAGTATAGCTCGGAAGAAATCGAAATATGGTTATCTACAGATGAAAAAGATGTCCACCTCCGCGTTAAGGATTACGGAATTGGCATTCCTGAGAGTGAGATCAAGCGTGTCTTTGAACGATTTTATCGGGTAGACAGCTCCAGACATCGTAAAACCGGAGGAACCGGACTGGGGTTACCGATTGCCAAGGCAATAACAGATGCTCACCAGGGTACGATACGCATGGAAAGCGCAGAAGGCGAAGGGACGGATGTCATCGTTACGCTGCCTCAAAAACAACAGGAAAGGCTGTCCCTCCAGTAG
- a CDS encoding response regulator transcription factor — MEKSVLVIDDEAKISRLLQLELSHEGYAVEIAQTGKEGLEKALSLTWDIIILDVMLPEMNGVEVLKQIRKVDNHTPVIMVTARNTTPEKVSGLDEGANDYITKPFEIEELLARMRASMRNQLEPAATTSQKEEKQQSKLQVDSLVLEPKTRSVVREGKRIELTPKEFDLLLYLMEHKNQVLHRDQMIQDVWGFDFVGDTNVVDVYIRYVRKKIDHGYKKKLIKTVRGVGYCIREEDH, encoded by the coding sequence ATGGAAAAGTCGGTGCTGGTCATTGATGATGAAGCGAAGATATCCAGATTGCTTCAACTGGAGTTATCCCACGAAGGATATGCGGTTGAAATTGCACAGACGGGAAAAGAAGGATTGGAAAAAGCACTATCTCTTACATGGGATATTATCATACTGGATGTGATGCTGCCCGAGATGAACGGTGTCGAGGTGCTGAAGCAGATTCGAAAAGTGGACAATCATACCCCGGTAATTATGGTCACTGCACGTAACACGACTCCTGAAAAAGTTTCAGGTCTGGATGAAGGAGCTAATGATTACATTACAAAGCCCTTTGAAATTGAGGAATTATTAGCGCGGATGCGGGCCAGTATGAGGAATCAGTTGGAGCCGGCAGCTACTACTTCGCAAAAAGAGGAAAAGCAGCAGTCCAAACTTCAAGTCGATAGCCTGGTGTTGGAACCCAAGACGCGGTCCGTGGTAAGGGAAGGAAAACGTATCGAACTTACGCCCAAAGAATTTGATCTGCTTCTCTATCTGATGGAGCACAAAAATCAGGTATTGCATCGGGATCAAATGATTCAGGATGTGTGGGGGTTTGATTTTGTCGGTGATACGAATGTGGTAGATGTATATATCCGGTATGTTCGCAAAAAAATTGATCATGGATACAAAAAGAAACTGATTAAAACCGTGCGCGGTGTTGGGTACTGTATCCGGGAGGAAGACCATTGA